The following proteins come from a genomic window of Musa acuminata AAA Group cultivar baxijiao chromosome BXJ1-7, Cavendish_Baxijiao_AAA, whole genome shotgun sequence:
- the LOC108953358 gene encoding uncharacterized protein LOC108953358, which translates to MVLDEQRRSSAGRDGSCVAGIRTVKKPKQKKIPQRGLGVAQLEKLRLEEQQKNAASSSSDPSQHPYVPLLSNEGVMRPRVLLKASVPVSATTADLVGPAQPPPASESSAKHAVLPLLWNAVDPHPTDGHAVATRFGFHVSCRKQQSPVTLVNMASSPVSSGVNLRIEPPSNQSNPNSSDLPSCWREQERIVGMKRPWQLHLDGVSTQSSYPCKLPSFSNSCPKPEEVQRAGFRGGTSTDGSFLSMGSLSTPVAKSFDNPPFYQHDHSDLGLPLSQISSGNGCSSHGQPFYSFLPMGPSCTEATPSERRGEAADGIDLNLKL; encoded by the exons ATGGTACTGGATGAACAACGCAGGAGTAGCGCCGGCCGAGATGGTTCCTGCGTCGCCGGAATCAGAACAGTGAAGAAGCCGAAGCAAAAGAAGATCCCGCAGCGCGGCCTCGGAGTCGCCCAGCTGGAGAAGCTCCGCCTCGAAGAGCAGCAGAAGAACGCCGCGTCTTCCTCATCCGATCCATCGCAGCACCCGTACGTCCCTCTCCTATCCAACGAAGGCGTGATGAGACCCCGCGTCCTGCTCAAAGCCTCCGTCCCCGTCTCAGCTACAACCGCGGACCTCGTCGGTCCTGCACAGCCTCCGCCGGCGTCTGAATCATCGGCCAAGCACGCAGTTCTGCCACTCCTGTGGAACGCCGTCGATCCGCACCCAACTGACGGCCACGCTGTCGCCACCAGGTTCGGGTTTCACGTCAGTTGCCGGAAGCAGCAGTCACCGGTCACATTG GTGAACATGGCGTCGTCGCCTGTGTCTTCTGGAGTTAATCTTCGGATAGAGCCCCCTTCAAACCAAAGTAATCCCAATAGCTCCGACTTGCCCTCGTGCTGGCGAGAGCAGGAGAGG ATCGTTGGCATGAAGCGGCCATGGCAATTACATCTCGACGGCGTCTCCACCCAGTCATCCTACCCCTGTAAACTGCCTTCGTTCTCCAACTCATGTCCTAAGCCAGAGGAAGTCCAAAGAGCTGGCTTTAG AGGAGGCACTTCTACTGATGGCAGTTTTCTCAGCATGGGTTCTCTTTCCACACCAGTCGCCAAGTCCTTCGACAACCCACCGTTCTATCAGCATGATCATTCTGATTTAGGTTTACCTCTTAGCCAG ATAAGCTCGGGTAATGGCTGCTCTTCTCACGGGCAACCATTCTACAGTTTCCTACCCATGGGTCCAAGTTGCACTGAGGCAACACCGAGCGAGAGGAGAGGAGAAGCAGCGGACGGCATTGATCTCAACTTGAAGCTTTAG
- the LOC135678532 gene encoding potassium channel KAT3-like isoform X2: MVLLCAKSYLQRFCYDGFQEESSSYSFSSDLLPSLGENINQSIKLRKFMISPYDPHYRAWQMFLVLLVIYSAWICPFELAFLRYLPAKLFWVENILNSFFAIDIIVTFFVAFLDRKSYLLIDDPKRIAARYLSSWFIFDILSTAPFQAISLLFRGSGNNLGFKILNMLRLWRLRRVSSLFSRLEKDIRFNYFWTRCTKLILVTLFAVHCAGCFNYLIADRYPNPRRTWIGAVMPNFRSESLWTRYVTAIYWSITTLTTTGYGDLHAENSREMLVDIFYMMFNLGLTAYLIGNMTNLVVHGTSRTRNFRDTIQASSEFAARNQLPQHIKDQMLSHICLRFKTEGLKQQETLNDLPKGIHSSIAYYLFFPIVQHVYLFRGVSFKFLYQLVTEMQAEYFPPREDVILQNEASTDLYLLVTGAVFCERLAAGGVFGEIGILCCMPQPFTASSVELSQILRLSSTTFMNLIKENPEDGNTIKNNLLQKLKRSFPGIDENGPRVLDEKFKRENQSMSSPCQDYNVQEPQTVGSMEGRHIACTFSGNDSLNASYELVRYGIDMSPTDAEKYAALDRDDKMGYNKGINLDQGANMVKLNDSNWSPVAFTEEVKTDDCHKLTLRNKNRITMTESQENTISRKKATESDQEPIQQPTHSKFPDGMKNGCLNIQSGSIDTDNAQMASKRVIIHMLSRKSRSTREQTRKLINLPGSMGELFEIASQKFTGHQPRKVVNQDNAEIDDIAVIRDGDHLYLLET, translated from the exons ATGGTCCTCCTTTGTGCAAAATCCTACCTTCAGCGGTTCTGTTATGATGGGTTCCAGGAGGAAAGCAGCAGCTACAGCTTCTCCAGTGATCTCCTGCCATCTTTGGGAGAAAATATTAACCAATCAATCAAGCTTAGAAAGTTTATGATATCACCCTATGATCCTCATTACAG AGCATGGCAAATGTTCCTGGTTCTCCTGGTTATTTATTCAGCCTGGATCTGTCCTTTTGAACTAGCATTTCTGAGATACTTGCCAGCCAAACTTTTCTGGGTTGAAAACATCCTGAATAGCTTTTTTGCAATTGATATTATTGTAACCTTTTTTGTTGCTTTTCTTGATCGTAAATCATACCTCTTAATTGATGACCCAAAGAGGATTGCAGCCAG ATATCTATCCTCCTGGTTTATCTTTGACATCTTATCGACGGCTCCATTTCAAGCAATCAGCCTTCTCTTCAGAGGCAGTGGGAACAACCTTGGTTTTAAAATACTCAATATGCTCAGACTGTGGCGGCTACGTCGGGTCAGTTCCCTTTTTTCAAG ACTTGAGAAGGATATCAGATTCAACTATTTCTGGACACGATGCACGAAGCTCATCTTA GTAACTCTCTTTGCTGTACACTGTGCCGGATGCTTCAATTACCTTATTGCTGATCGATACCCTAATCCAAGGAGAACATGGATAGGTGCAGTGATGCCAAACTTCAGATCAGAAAGTCTGTGGACCAGATATGTAACTGCAATTTACTGGTCCATCACAACACTGACAACAACTGGTTATGGTGACTTACATGCTGAGAACTCAAGAGAAATGCTAGTTGACATCTTCTACATGATGTTTAATTTGGGATTGACAGCTTACCTCATTGGAAACATGACGAACCTTGTTGTACATGGAACCAGCCGCACGAGAAACTTC AGGGACACAATCCAAGCTTCTTCGGAATTTGCAGCAAGAAATCAGCTGCCCCAGCACATCAAGGATCAAATGCTATCACACATATGCTTACGGTTCAAAACAGAGGGGCTAAAACAGCAAGAAACCTTGAATGATCTGCCCAAGGGTATTCATTCAAgcatagcatattacttgttctttccaATTGTACAACATGTCTACCTTTTCCGTGGAGTTTCCTTCAAGTTCCTTTATCAACTG GTTACAGAAATGCAAGCCGAGTATTTTCCACCAAGGGAAGACGTAATACTGCAAAATGAGGCATCAACAGATCTTTACCTATTGGTAACAGGAGCAGTG TTTTGTGAAAGGCTAGCTGCAGGAGGAGTATTTGGGGAGATAGGGATCCTGTGTTGCATGCCACAACCATTTACTGCAAGTTCTGTTGAACTCTCACAAATTCTAAGGTTGAGCAGCACCACATTTATGAACTTGATTAAGGAGAATCCAGAAGATGGGAATACCATTAAGAACAATCTTTTACAG aaattgaaaagatcatttcCTGGAATAGATGAAAATGGCCCACGAGTTCTTGACGAAAAATTCAAGAGAGAAAATCAGAGCATGTCTTCTCCATGCCAGGATTACAATGTTCAAGAACCTCAAACAGTGGGATCAATGGAAGGAAGACATATTGCATGCACATTTTCAGGGAATGATAGCTTGAATGCATCTTATGAGTTAGTAAGGTATGGAATTGACATGAGTCCAACTGATGCAGAAAAATATGCAGCACTTGATAGGGATGACAAAATGGGATATAATAAAGGCATCAATTTGGATCAAGGAGCAAACATGGTCAAACTAAATGATAGCAATTGGTCACCAGTAGCGTTTACAGAGGAAGTTAAGACTGATGATTGCCACAAATTGACACTAAGAAACAAAAACAGAATAACCATGACAGAGAGTCAAGAAAACACAATTAGCAGGAAAAAGGCAACTGAAAGTGATCAAGAACCAATCCAGCAACCTACGCACTCAAAGTTTCCTGACGGAATGAAAAATGGATGCTTAAACATTCAAAGTGGCTCAATTGATACTGATAATGCACAAATGGCCAGCAAAAGAGTCATCATTCACATGCTTTCAAGAAAGTCAAGAAGCACAAGAGAACAGACCAGGAAGCTCATAAACTTACCTGGTTCTATGGGGGAGCTCTTTGAAATTGCTA GTCAAAAGTTCACCGGTCATCAACCTAGAAAGGTGGTGAATCAAGATAATGCAGAAATAGATGACATTGCAGTTATACGAGATGGAGACCATTTATATCTCCTAGAGACATGA
- the LOC135678532 gene encoding potassium channel KAT3-like isoform X1: MVLLCAKSYLQRFCYDGFQEESSSYSFSSDLLPSLGENINQSIKLRKFMISPYDPHYRAWQMFLVLLVIYSAWICPFELAFLRYLPAKLFWVENILNSFFAIDIIVTFFVAFLDRKSYLLIDDPKRIAARYLSSWFIFDILSTAPFQAISLLFRGSGNNLGFKILNMLRLWRLRRVSSLFSRLEKDIRFNYFWTRCTKLILVTLFAVHCAGCFNYLIADRYPNPRRTWIGAVMPNFRSESLWTRYVTAIYWSITTLTTTGYGDLHAENSREMLVDIFYMMFNLGLTAYLIGNMTNLVVHGTSRTRNFRDTIQASSEFAARNQLPQHIKDQMLSHICLRFKTEGLKQQETLNDLPKGIHSSIAYYLFFPIVQHVYLFRGVSFKFLYQLVTEMQAEYFPPREDVILQNEASTDLYLLVTGAVDLRSNIGGNERFCERLAAGGVFGEIGILCCMPQPFTASSVELSQILRLSSTTFMNLIKENPEDGNTIKNNLLQKLKRSFPGIDENGPRVLDEKFKRENQSMSSPCQDYNVQEPQTVGSMEGRHIACTFSGNDSLNASYELVRYGIDMSPTDAEKYAALDRDDKMGYNKGINLDQGANMVKLNDSNWSPVAFTEEVKTDDCHKLTLRNKNRITMTESQENTISRKKATESDQEPIQQPTHSKFPDGMKNGCLNIQSGSIDTDNAQMASKRVIIHMLSRKSRSTREQTRKLINLPGSMGELFEIASQKFTGHQPRKVVNQDNAEIDDIAVIRDGDHLYLLET, translated from the exons ATGGTCCTCCTTTGTGCAAAATCCTACCTTCAGCGGTTCTGTTATGATGGGTTCCAGGAGGAAAGCAGCAGCTACAGCTTCTCCAGTGATCTCCTGCCATCTTTGGGAGAAAATATTAACCAATCAATCAAGCTTAGAAAGTTTATGATATCACCCTATGATCCTCATTACAG AGCATGGCAAATGTTCCTGGTTCTCCTGGTTATTTATTCAGCCTGGATCTGTCCTTTTGAACTAGCATTTCTGAGATACTTGCCAGCCAAACTTTTCTGGGTTGAAAACATCCTGAATAGCTTTTTTGCAATTGATATTATTGTAACCTTTTTTGTTGCTTTTCTTGATCGTAAATCATACCTCTTAATTGATGACCCAAAGAGGATTGCAGCCAG ATATCTATCCTCCTGGTTTATCTTTGACATCTTATCGACGGCTCCATTTCAAGCAATCAGCCTTCTCTTCAGAGGCAGTGGGAACAACCTTGGTTTTAAAATACTCAATATGCTCAGACTGTGGCGGCTACGTCGGGTCAGTTCCCTTTTTTCAAG ACTTGAGAAGGATATCAGATTCAACTATTTCTGGACACGATGCACGAAGCTCATCTTA GTAACTCTCTTTGCTGTACACTGTGCCGGATGCTTCAATTACCTTATTGCTGATCGATACCCTAATCCAAGGAGAACATGGATAGGTGCAGTGATGCCAAACTTCAGATCAGAAAGTCTGTGGACCAGATATGTAACTGCAATTTACTGGTCCATCACAACACTGACAACAACTGGTTATGGTGACTTACATGCTGAGAACTCAAGAGAAATGCTAGTTGACATCTTCTACATGATGTTTAATTTGGGATTGACAGCTTACCTCATTGGAAACATGACGAACCTTGTTGTACATGGAACCAGCCGCACGAGAAACTTC AGGGACACAATCCAAGCTTCTTCGGAATTTGCAGCAAGAAATCAGCTGCCCCAGCACATCAAGGATCAAATGCTATCACACATATGCTTACGGTTCAAAACAGAGGGGCTAAAACAGCAAGAAACCTTGAATGATCTGCCCAAGGGTATTCATTCAAgcatagcatattacttgttctttccaATTGTACAACATGTCTACCTTTTCCGTGGAGTTTCCTTCAAGTTCCTTTATCAACTG GTTACAGAAATGCAAGCCGAGTATTTTCCACCAAGGGAAGACGTAATACTGCAAAATGAGGCATCAACAGATCTTTACCTATTGGTAACAGGAGCAGTG GATTTGAGATCAAATATTGGTGGGAATGAACGA TTTTGTGAAAGGCTAGCTGCAGGAGGAGTATTTGGGGAGATAGGGATCCTGTGTTGCATGCCACAACCATTTACTGCAAGTTCTGTTGAACTCTCACAAATTCTAAGGTTGAGCAGCACCACATTTATGAACTTGATTAAGGAGAATCCAGAAGATGGGAATACCATTAAGAACAATCTTTTACAG aaattgaaaagatcatttcCTGGAATAGATGAAAATGGCCCACGAGTTCTTGACGAAAAATTCAAGAGAGAAAATCAGAGCATGTCTTCTCCATGCCAGGATTACAATGTTCAAGAACCTCAAACAGTGGGATCAATGGAAGGAAGACATATTGCATGCACATTTTCAGGGAATGATAGCTTGAATGCATCTTATGAGTTAGTAAGGTATGGAATTGACATGAGTCCAACTGATGCAGAAAAATATGCAGCACTTGATAGGGATGACAAAATGGGATATAATAAAGGCATCAATTTGGATCAAGGAGCAAACATGGTCAAACTAAATGATAGCAATTGGTCACCAGTAGCGTTTACAGAGGAAGTTAAGACTGATGATTGCCACAAATTGACACTAAGAAACAAAAACAGAATAACCATGACAGAGAGTCAAGAAAACACAATTAGCAGGAAAAAGGCAACTGAAAGTGATCAAGAACCAATCCAGCAACCTACGCACTCAAAGTTTCCTGACGGAATGAAAAATGGATGCTTAAACATTCAAAGTGGCTCAATTGATACTGATAATGCACAAATGGCCAGCAAAAGAGTCATCATTCACATGCTTTCAAGAAAGTCAAGAAGCACAAGAGAACAGACCAGGAAGCTCATAAACTTACCTGGTTCTATGGGGGAGCTCTTTGAAATTGCTA GTCAAAAGTTCACCGGTCATCAACCTAGAAAGGTGGTGAATCAAGATAATGCAGAAATAGATGACATTGCAGTTATACGAGATGGAGACCATTTATATCTCCTAGAGACATGA
- the LOC135678532 gene encoding potassium channel KAT1-like isoform X4, which translates to MTQRGLQPDIYPPGLSLTSYRRLHFKQSAFSSEAVGTTLVLKYSICSDCGGYVGLEKDIRFNYFWTRCTKLILVTLFAVHCAGCFNYLIADRYPNPRRTWIGAVMPNFRSESLWTRYVTAIYWSITTLTTTGYGDLHAENSREMLVDIFYMMFNLGLTAYLIGNMTNLVVHGTSRTRNFRDTIQASSEFAARNQLPQHIKDQMLSHICLRFKTEGLKQQETLNDLPKGIHSSIAYYLFFPIVQHVYLFRGVSFKFLYQLVTEMQAEYFPPREDVILQNEASTDLYLLVTGAVDLRSNIGGNERFCERLAAGGVFGEIGILCCMPQPFTASSVELSQILRLSSTTFMNLIKENPEDGNTIKNNLLQKLKRSFPGIDENGPRVLDEKFKRENQSMSSPCQDYNVQEPQTVGSMEGRHIACTFSGNDSLNASYELVRYGIDMSPTDAEKYAALDRDDKMGYNKGINLDQGANMVKLNDSNWSPVAFTEEVKTDDCHKLTLRNKNRITMTESQENTISRKKATESDQEPIQQPTHSKFPDGMKNGCLNIQSGSIDTDNAQMASKRVIIHMLSRKSRSTREQTRKLINLPGSMGELFEIASQKFTGHQPRKVVNQDNAEIDDIAVIRDGDHLYLLET; encoded by the exons ATGACCCAAAGAGGATTGCAGCCAG ATATCTATCCTCCTGGTTTATCTTTGACATCTTATCGACGGCTCCATTTCAAGCAATCAGCCTTCTCTTCAGAGGCAGTGGGAACAACCTTGGTTTTAAAATACTCAATATGCTCAGACTGTGGCGGCTACGTCGG ACTTGAGAAGGATATCAGATTCAACTATTTCTGGACACGATGCACGAAGCTCATCTTA GTAACTCTCTTTGCTGTACACTGTGCCGGATGCTTCAATTACCTTATTGCTGATCGATACCCTAATCCAAGGAGAACATGGATAGGTGCAGTGATGCCAAACTTCAGATCAGAAAGTCTGTGGACCAGATATGTAACTGCAATTTACTGGTCCATCACAACACTGACAACAACTGGTTATGGTGACTTACATGCTGAGAACTCAAGAGAAATGCTAGTTGACATCTTCTACATGATGTTTAATTTGGGATTGACAGCTTACCTCATTGGAAACATGACGAACCTTGTTGTACATGGAACCAGCCGCACGAGAAACTTC AGGGACACAATCCAAGCTTCTTCGGAATTTGCAGCAAGAAATCAGCTGCCCCAGCACATCAAGGATCAAATGCTATCACACATATGCTTACGGTTCAAAACAGAGGGGCTAAAACAGCAAGAAACCTTGAATGATCTGCCCAAGGGTATTCATTCAAgcatagcatattacttgttctttccaATTGTACAACATGTCTACCTTTTCCGTGGAGTTTCCTTCAAGTTCCTTTATCAACTG GTTACAGAAATGCAAGCCGAGTATTTTCCACCAAGGGAAGACGTAATACTGCAAAATGAGGCATCAACAGATCTTTACCTATTGGTAACAGGAGCAGTG GATTTGAGATCAAATATTGGTGGGAATGAACGA TTTTGTGAAAGGCTAGCTGCAGGAGGAGTATTTGGGGAGATAGGGATCCTGTGTTGCATGCCACAACCATTTACTGCAAGTTCTGTTGAACTCTCACAAATTCTAAGGTTGAGCAGCACCACATTTATGAACTTGATTAAGGAGAATCCAGAAGATGGGAATACCATTAAGAACAATCTTTTACAG aaattgaaaagatcatttcCTGGAATAGATGAAAATGGCCCACGAGTTCTTGACGAAAAATTCAAGAGAGAAAATCAGAGCATGTCTTCTCCATGCCAGGATTACAATGTTCAAGAACCTCAAACAGTGGGATCAATGGAAGGAAGACATATTGCATGCACATTTTCAGGGAATGATAGCTTGAATGCATCTTATGAGTTAGTAAGGTATGGAATTGACATGAGTCCAACTGATGCAGAAAAATATGCAGCACTTGATAGGGATGACAAAATGGGATATAATAAAGGCATCAATTTGGATCAAGGAGCAAACATGGTCAAACTAAATGATAGCAATTGGTCACCAGTAGCGTTTACAGAGGAAGTTAAGACTGATGATTGCCACAAATTGACACTAAGAAACAAAAACAGAATAACCATGACAGAGAGTCAAGAAAACACAATTAGCAGGAAAAAGGCAACTGAAAGTGATCAAGAACCAATCCAGCAACCTACGCACTCAAAGTTTCCTGACGGAATGAAAAATGGATGCTTAAACATTCAAAGTGGCTCAATTGATACTGATAATGCACAAATGGCCAGCAAAAGAGTCATCATTCACATGCTTTCAAGAAAGTCAAGAAGCACAAGAGAACAGACCAGGAAGCTCATAAACTTACCTGGTTCTATGGGGGAGCTCTTTGAAATTGCTA GTCAAAAGTTCACCGGTCATCAACCTAGAAAGGTGGTGAATCAAGATAATGCAGAAATAGATGACATTGCAGTTATACGAGATGGAGACCATTTATATCTCCTAGAGACATGA
- the LOC135678532 gene encoding potassium channel KAT3-like isoform X3: MTQRGLQPGRYLSSWFIFDILSTAPFQAISLLFRGSGNNLGFKILNMLRLWRLRRVSSLFSRLEKDIRFNYFWTRCTKLILVTLFAVHCAGCFNYLIADRYPNPRRTWIGAVMPNFRSESLWTRYVTAIYWSITTLTTTGYGDLHAENSREMLVDIFYMMFNLGLTAYLIGNMTNLVVHGTSRTRNFRDTIQASSEFAARNQLPQHIKDQMLSHICLRFKTEGLKQQETLNDLPKGIHSSIAYYLFFPIVQHVYLFRGVSFKFLYQLVTEMQAEYFPPREDVILQNEASTDLYLLVTGAVDLRSNIGGNERFCERLAAGGVFGEIGILCCMPQPFTASSVELSQILRLSSTTFMNLIKENPEDGNTIKNNLLQKLKRSFPGIDENGPRVLDEKFKRENQSMSSPCQDYNVQEPQTVGSMEGRHIACTFSGNDSLNASYELVRYGIDMSPTDAEKYAALDRDDKMGYNKGINLDQGANMVKLNDSNWSPVAFTEEVKTDDCHKLTLRNKNRITMTESQENTISRKKATESDQEPIQQPTHSKFPDGMKNGCLNIQSGSIDTDNAQMASKRVIIHMLSRKSRSTREQTRKLINLPGSMGELFEIASQKFTGHQPRKVVNQDNAEIDDIAVIRDGDHLYLLET, from the exons ATGACCCAAAGAGGATTGCAGCCAG GCAGATATCTATCCTCCTGGTTTATCTTTGACATCTTATCGACGGCTCCATTTCAAGCAATCAGCCTTCTCTTCAGAGGCAGTGGGAACAACCTTGGTTTTAAAATACTCAATATGCTCAGACTGTGGCGGCTACGTCGGGTCAGTTCCCTTTTTTCAAG ACTTGAGAAGGATATCAGATTCAACTATTTCTGGACACGATGCACGAAGCTCATCTTA GTAACTCTCTTTGCTGTACACTGTGCCGGATGCTTCAATTACCTTATTGCTGATCGATACCCTAATCCAAGGAGAACATGGATAGGTGCAGTGATGCCAAACTTCAGATCAGAAAGTCTGTGGACCAGATATGTAACTGCAATTTACTGGTCCATCACAACACTGACAACAACTGGTTATGGTGACTTACATGCTGAGAACTCAAGAGAAATGCTAGTTGACATCTTCTACATGATGTTTAATTTGGGATTGACAGCTTACCTCATTGGAAACATGACGAACCTTGTTGTACATGGAACCAGCCGCACGAGAAACTTC AGGGACACAATCCAAGCTTCTTCGGAATTTGCAGCAAGAAATCAGCTGCCCCAGCACATCAAGGATCAAATGCTATCACACATATGCTTACGGTTCAAAACAGAGGGGCTAAAACAGCAAGAAACCTTGAATGATCTGCCCAAGGGTATTCATTCAAgcatagcatattacttgttctttccaATTGTACAACATGTCTACCTTTTCCGTGGAGTTTCCTTCAAGTTCCTTTATCAACTG GTTACAGAAATGCAAGCCGAGTATTTTCCACCAAGGGAAGACGTAATACTGCAAAATGAGGCATCAACAGATCTTTACCTATTGGTAACAGGAGCAGTG GATTTGAGATCAAATATTGGTGGGAATGAACGA TTTTGTGAAAGGCTAGCTGCAGGAGGAGTATTTGGGGAGATAGGGATCCTGTGTTGCATGCCACAACCATTTACTGCAAGTTCTGTTGAACTCTCACAAATTCTAAGGTTGAGCAGCACCACATTTATGAACTTGATTAAGGAGAATCCAGAAGATGGGAATACCATTAAGAACAATCTTTTACAG aaattgaaaagatcatttcCTGGAATAGATGAAAATGGCCCACGAGTTCTTGACGAAAAATTCAAGAGAGAAAATCAGAGCATGTCTTCTCCATGCCAGGATTACAATGTTCAAGAACCTCAAACAGTGGGATCAATGGAAGGAAGACATATTGCATGCACATTTTCAGGGAATGATAGCTTGAATGCATCTTATGAGTTAGTAAGGTATGGAATTGACATGAGTCCAACTGATGCAGAAAAATATGCAGCACTTGATAGGGATGACAAAATGGGATATAATAAAGGCATCAATTTGGATCAAGGAGCAAACATGGTCAAACTAAATGATAGCAATTGGTCACCAGTAGCGTTTACAGAGGAAGTTAAGACTGATGATTGCCACAAATTGACACTAAGAAACAAAAACAGAATAACCATGACAGAGAGTCAAGAAAACACAATTAGCAGGAAAAAGGCAACTGAAAGTGATCAAGAACCAATCCAGCAACCTACGCACTCAAAGTTTCCTGACGGAATGAAAAATGGATGCTTAAACATTCAAAGTGGCTCAATTGATACTGATAATGCACAAATGGCCAGCAAAAGAGTCATCATTCACATGCTTTCAAGAAAGTCAAGAAGCACAAGAGAACAGACCAGGAAGCTCATAAACTTACCTGGTTCTATGGGGGAGCTCTTTGAAATTGCTA GTCAAAAGTTCACCGGTCATCAACCTAGAAAGGTGGTGAATCAAGATAATGCAGAAATAGATGACATTGCAGTTATACGAGATGGAGACCATTTATATCTCCTAGAGACATGA